One window of the Dendropsophus ebraccatus isolate aDenEbr1 chromosome 12, aDenEbr1.pat, whole genome shotgun sequence genome contains the following:
- the LOC138769865 gene encoding serine protease inhibitor swm-1-like — MGTSVILLSSLSALLMLISVQAVNIGYGPKPCKPGEVFSACEGACEKTCSNMAPICAAMCKPGCVCRDGTVRNASGKCIRKQDCCKGKMVYFNSGNDKGRVCPSRTRPPISHAGKRYPGCFCKAGYLLLGNKCVRPKDCPKIRPSH; from the exons ATGGGAACATCTGTGATCCTGCTGTCATCCCTGA gTGCGCTCCTCATGCTGATAAGTGTCCAAGCAGTGAACA ttggtTATGGCCCTAAACCTTGCAAACCAGGCGAAGTGTTTAGTGCTTGTGAGGGGGCCTGTGAAAAGACCTGCAGTAACATGGCACCTATATGTGCAGCTATGTGTAAACCAGGATGTGTCTGCAGGGACGGCACTGTAAGGAATGCCTCCGGTAAATGTATCAGAAAGCAAGACTGCTGCAAAGGGAAGATGGTGTACTTCAACAGTGGTAACGACAAGGGCCGTGTCTGTCCATCACGCACCAGACCTCCAATCTCCCACGCAGGTAAACGCTACCCTGGCTGCTTCTGTAAAGCTGGATACCTACTTCTGGGGAACAAGTGTGTCCGCCCCAAGGACTGCCCCAAAATCCGGCCCAGCCACTAA
- the LOC138769733 gene encoding serine protease inhibitor swm-1-like: protein MEQRSVILLSSLSALLMLISVQAAKIGYGTKPCTQGKEYNRCGSSCKPSCDGETACLAKCEQGCYCPAGTLEDGDGKCVKKADYCKGNMTYADCGNDCGHICPSRFHKRFVCPKTHFPGCFCNSGYVHLGDRCVLPQDCPKLLPFPRPGTSY from the exons ATGGAACAAAGATCTGTGATCCTGCTGTCATCTCTAA gtGCGCTCCTCATGCTGATAAGTGTCCAAGCAGCGAAAA TCGGCTACGGAACTAAACCTTGTACACAGGGGAAAGAATATAATAGGTGTGGGAGCAGCTGCAAACCGAGCTGCGATGGTGAAACCGCCTGCCTAGCTAAGTGTGAACAGGGATGTTACTGCCCGGCTGGCACCCTAGAAGATGGCGATGGGAAGTGTGTGAAAAAAGCTGACTACTGCAAAGGGAACATGACCTATGCCGACTGCGGTAATGACTGCGGCCACATCTGTCCATCACGCTTCCATAAGAGATTTGTCTGCCCTAAAACACATTTCCCTGGATGTTTCTGTAACTCCGGATACGTACACCTGGGCGACAGGTGTGTCCTTCCTCAGGACTGTCCCAAACTCCTTCCCTTCCCTCGACCTGGCACATCTTATTAA